In a single window of the Gemmatimonadota bacterium genome:
- a CDS encoding cupin domain-containing protein — translation MTEFSTKHLPQKPDVTAPDGSDVRILLELKSGGMAHFELAPEKTSIAVAHRTVEEIWYIISGQGEMWRKQGNREEIATLAPGVTLTIPQGTHFQFRAHNSEPLCAIAITMPPWPGPEEAYRVQGKWEPNT, via the coding sequence ATGACCGAATTCAGCACAAAACACCTGCCCCAAAAACCCGACGTCACCGCACCCGACGGATCCGACGTCCGCATACTCCTCGAACTCAAAAGCGGCGGCATGGCCCACTTTGAACTCGCCCCGGAAAAAACATCCATCGCCGTTGCCCACCGCACCGTCGAAGAAATTTGGTACATCATCAGCGGACAGGGCGAAATGTGGCGCAAACAGGGCAACCGCGAAGAAATCGCCACCCTCGCCCCCGGCGTAACCCTCACCATACCGCAAGGCACCCACTTCCAATTTCGCGCCCACAACAGCGAACCACTCTGCGCCATCGCCATCACCATGCCCCCGTGGCCGGGACCTGAGGAAGCCTATCGCGTACAGGGAAAATGGGAACCGAATACATAA
- a CDS encoding RNA polymerase sigma factor, protein MAPNEEQTMVLKARMGDGIAFGKLYKANVARIYAIVASHTKNKDDIEDLVQIAFIKAYQGLHRFRGDAAFSTWLTRIAMNVCLSHCESQSVRRKWATYFHTPEGMQKIAPSCTQNPETALHTRESQHLVRKSIQTLPQQYREAMRLRYIEDYSYAEIEKAMQVPIGTVKTWLYRGRVLLRKTIEQEM, encoded by the coding sequence ATGGCACCGAACGAAGAACAGACAATGGTACTCAAAGCGCGGATGGGTGACGGGATCGCATTTGGCAAACTGTACAAAGCAAACGTAGCCCGAATTTATGCAATTGTAGCCAGCCACACAAAAAACAAGGACGACATCGAAGACCTGGTTCAAATCGCATTTATAAAAGCATACCAGGGACTCCATCGCTTTCGCGGCGACGCGGCATTCTCAACCTGGCTGACCCGCATAGCCATGAACGTATGCCTCTCGCACTGCGAATCGCAATCCGTGCGGCGCAAATGGGCAACCTATTTTCACACGCCAGAAGGCATGCAAAAAATCGCCCCCTCCTGCACACAAAACCCGGAAACTGCCCTGCACACACGAGAAAGCCAACACCTCGTACGCAAAAGCATACAAACACTGCCACAACAATATCGCGAAGCCATGCGCCTGCGCTATATTGAGGATTACTCGTATGCCGAAATCGAAAAAGCAATGCAAGTACCCATAGGCACAGTAAAAACCTGGCTATATCGCGGAAGAGTCCTGCTTCGAAAAACCATTGAACAAGAAATGTAA
- a CDS encoding Rieske (2Fe-2S) protein, with protein MAVTTLDYVPCARVEDIPEGGIMAVNVEGHAIALAKSDGEIRAVDNRCPHMGYPLSEGSIHNGLIICHWHHARFDLVSGCTFDPFADDVRSYPVDVQDGEIYVNVHATHPDPVGHWKRRLSESLEQNINLVIAKSVIALRGQRVDGDEIAEIGARYGALRRRQGWGPGLTILTCMANVVPKLSPGDQVLALYQGLLHVASETSNAAPRIVFTPLETEDLTLERIKAWFRYLIEVRNADGAERALLTAIQMGATPSEMCDMLVAAATDHFYRDGGHVLDFINKGFEVLERIGWDKADEILPSLVGVLSGSQRSEELNRWRSPVDLVTLLHDAFDELEDLVREGEGKTWDDADALTAVLSGDDPHAIVDGLKAAFAGGATLTQLTQTLTYAAALRIARFHVKNEFADWIAVLHTHSAANALHQCAKRAPSLDLARGIFHGAMALYFDRWFNKPAARLPQDQRATQQLSEDADELLDSFVDLLDTQAQVDEAGRIAYRYLSLGHPRGALCERLGHVLLREDAEFHSFQMLESAFSQAEELDEERARITLVGAARYLAAHAPTARALRQTANLALRLHRGEDLSAEDPDEEV; from the coding sequence ATGGCTGTGACGACACTTGATTATGTGCCCTGCGCGCGTGTGGAAGATATTCCCGAGGGTGGGATTATGGCGGTGAATGTGGAGGGCCATGCGATTGCGCTGGCAAAGTCGGATGGCGAGATCCGGGCGGTGGATAACCGGTGCCCGCATATGGGGTATCCGCTGAGTGAGGGGTCGATTCACAATGGGTTGATTATTTGCCACTGGCATCACGCGCGGTTTGATCTGGTTAGCGGGTGTACGTTTGATCCGTTTGCCGATGATGTTCGGAGTTATCCGGTGGATGTGCAGGATGGTGAGATTTATGTGAATGTGCATGCGACGCATCCCGATCCGGTGGGGCATTGGAAGCGGCGGTTGAGCGAGAGTTTGGAGCAGAATATCAATCTGGTGATTGCCAAGTCGGTGATCGCGCTTCGGGGTCAGCGGGTCGATGGCGATGAGATTGCAGAGATTGGCGCGCGGTATGGGGCGCTGAGGCGGCGCCAGGGATGGGGTCCGGGGTTGACGATTTTGACGTGTATGGCGAATGTGGTGCCAAAGCTGTCGCCCGGGGATCAGGTTCTGGCGCTGTATCAGGGGTTGTTGCATGTGGCGAGCGAGACGAGTAATGCAGCGCCGAGGATTGTTTTTACGCCTCTGGAGACAGAGGATCTGACGCTGGAGCGGATTAAGGCGTGGTTCCGCTATTTGATTGAGGTGCGAAATGCCGATGGTGCGGAACGCGCGTTGTTGACGGCGATTCAGATGGGGGCAACGCCTTCGGAGATGTGCGATATGCTGGTGGCTGCAGCGACGGATCACTTTTATCGCGATGGCGGGCATGTGCTGGATTTTATCAATAAGGGTTTTGAGGTGCTCGAGCGCATTGGATGGGACAAGGCCGATGAGATTTTGCCTTCGCTGGTGGGTGTGCTTTCGGGTTCACAGCGGAGTGAAGAGCTCAATCGGTGGCGCAGTCCCGTTGATCTGGTGACGTTGTTACACGATGCGTTTGATGAGCTTGAGGATCTGGTTCGCGAGGGCGAGGGGAAGACGTGGGATGATGCGGATGCTTTGACGGCGGTTTTGTCAGGCGATGATCCGCACGCGATTGTGGATGGGTTGAAGGCGGCATTTGCCGGGGGGGCGACGCTGACGCAGTTGACGCAGACGCTGACTTATGCAGCGGCTTTGCGGATTGCGCGGTTTCACGTTAAGAATGAGTTTGCCGATTGGATCGCGGTGTTGCATACGCATTCGGCGGCCAATGCGCTGCATCAATGTGCAAAGCGCGCGCCGTCTCTGGATCTGGCGCGGGGGATTTTTCACGGTGCAATGGCGTTGTATTTTGATCGGTGGTTTAATAAGCCGGCAGCCCGTTTGCCGCAGGATCAGCGCGCGACCCAGCAGTTGTCAGAGGATGCGGATGAGTTGCTGGATTCTTTTGTGGATTTGCTGGATACTCAGGCGCAGGTGGATGAGGCGGGACGGATTGCGTATCGGTATTTGTCGCTGGGGCATCCGCGCGGTGCTTTGTGCGAGCGGTTGGGCCATGTGTTGCTGCGAGAAGATGCCGAGTTTCATTCGTTCCAGATGCTGGAGTCGGCGTTTAGCCAGGCAGAGGAGTTGGATGAGGAACGCGCACGGATTACGCTGGTGGGCGCGGCGCGGTATCTGGCAGCGCATGCGCCAACGGCGCGCGCGTTGAGACAGACGGCGAATTTGGCACTTCGACTGCACAGGGGAGAGGATCTTTCGGCTGAGGATCCGGATGAGGAAGTTTGA